From Arcobacter sp. CECT 8983, the proteins below share one genomic window:
- the hrpB gene encoding ATP-dependent helicase HrpB, translating into MKDLPIYDVLDDIKQTINQNSTLILQAPPGAGKSTVIPISLLKEVWLEDRMIIILEPRRVAARMVAQQMAKLLGEEVGQTVGYQVRMDSCKSKQTKLLVVTEAILVRKLQSDQALEDVGLIIFDEFHERSIHTDLSLALSLQVQELIREDLKLLIMSATLNSKELTKLLGEDIPVVSSKGKTYEVEEVFLDASIKQPDFKTINTVLLNTVQKAVNEDEGDILVFLSGAKEINSLQELLNEKLKDREIEILPLYSSLSKDKQDTAILKSKSNKRKIILSTNIAQTSLTIEGVKVVIDTGLEKQSFYNYSNAMNHLEQVFISQDSATQRAGRAGRLSNGKCYKLWHKSKILQDSSKPEILRTDLSSFLLEVALWGEDISELKLLDTPSKEVLDSTRIVLQELKMLDEKNEITTIGKKALALGIHPRFAYMILKANNLGFAYEACLLASLLVEKDIFKSSFQDTNIYSRFVHLYENDIDISFINKHRAKNILAGAKFLFSKLKVVQSIEKPNKKIDEQIVAVLTLFAYPDRLAKQRGKNDNRYKLSNGKGAILNIEDILFNESFLVTPSLNAKNKDSYISFASRISLDTILKEFEDDINIKKSITYNKENKKFDIKEQYFFYELELFFKPISDENQDFSSLLCELVQKEGLELLTWSKKAEALRQRVNFINENSDLEFPSFKEEDLKENVFDWLKPYLHDIKTVKELQTLDTYSILLGYIPWDKQQLLDTLAPTHIKVPSGSNIKIDYNNSTTPILAVKIQEMFGMHETPKILNNKIALQVHLLSPALRPIQITYDLKSFWENSYAEVKKELFSKYKKHYWPDNPFEAIATNKTKKNMKDKLS; encoded by the coding sequence ATGAAAGATTTACCAATATATGATGTTTTAGATGACATCAAACAAACAATAAATCAAAACTCAACACTTATACTACAAGCACCTCCAGGAGCTGGGAAAAGTACAGTTATACCTATTTCTTTACTAAAGGAGGTTTGGCTTGAAGATAGAATGATAATCATTTTAGAACCAAGACGAGTAGCTGCAAGAATGGTAGCCCAACAAATGGCAAAGCTACTAGGGGAAGAAGTAGGGCAAACTGTTGGTTATCAAGTTAGGATGGATAGTTGCAAATCAAAGCAAACTAAACTTCTAGTTGTAACAGAAGCAATACTTGTGCGAAAACTACAAAGTGACCAAGCTTTAGAAGATGTAGGCTTAATCATCTTTGATGAGTTCCATGAAAGAAGTATTCATACTGATTTATCCCTTGCTTTATCCTTGCAAGTACAAGAGTTAATAAGAGAAGATTTAAAACTTCTTATCATGTCTGCAACTTTAAACTCAAAAGAACTAACTAAACTATTAGGTGAAGATATTCCTGTTGTAAGCTCAAAGGGTAAAACTTATGAAGTAGAAGAGGTGTTTTTAGATGCAAGTATCAAGCAACCTGATTTTAAAACCATAAATACTGTTTTATTAAATACTGTACAAAAAGCAGTAAATGAAGATGAAGGAGATATCTTAGTTTTTTTATCAGGAGCTAAAGAAATAAATAGTTTACAAGAGCTTTTAAATGAAAAACTAAAAGATAGAGAAATAGAAATATTACCTTTATATTCAAGTTTGAGTAAAGACAAACAAGATACAGCTATATTAAAATCAAAATCAAATAAAAGAAAAATCATCCTTTCAACAAATATAGCTCAAACCTCTTTAACAATAGAGGGTGTGAAAGTAGTAATAGATACAGGCTTAGAAAAACAATCCTTTTATAACTATTCAAATGCAATGAACCATTTAGAACAAGTTTTTATCTCACAAGACTCAGCTACTCAAAGAGCAGGGCGAGCAGGAAGACTAAGTAATGGAAAGTGCTATAAACTTTGGCATAAAAGTAAGATATTGCAAGATTCAAGTAAACCTGAGATACTAAGAACTGATTTGAGTTCATTTTTACTTGAAGTTGCTCTTTGGGGTGAAGATATAAGTGAGCTAAAACTATTAGATACTCCTTCAAAAGAAGTTTTAGATAGTACAAGAATAGTTTTACAAGAACTAAAGATGTTAGATGAGAAAAATGAGATAACAACTATAGGTAAAAAAGCACTTGCTTTAGGAATCCATCCTAGGTTTGCATATATGATACTAAAAGCAAATAATTTAGGCTTTGCCTATGAAGCTTGCCTTTTAGCCTCACTTTTAGTTGAAAAAGATATTTTTAAAAGCAGTTTCCAAGATACAAATATATATTCAAGATTTGTACACTTGTATGAAAATGATATAGATATCTCTTTTATAAATAAACATAGAGCAAAAAATATTTTAGCAGGGGCAAAATTTCTGTTTAGCAAGTTAAAAGTAGTACAGAGTATAGAAAAGCCAAATAAAAAAATAGATGAGCAGATTGTAGCTGTTTTAACTCTTTTTGCTTACCCAGATAGACTTGCCAAGCAAAGAGGCAAAAATGATAATAGATACAAACTAAGTAATGGTAAGGGAGCTATTTTAAATATTGAAGATATACTATTTAATGAAAGCTTTTTAGTAACCCCAAGTCTAAATGCAAAGAACAAAGACTCATATATAAGTTTTGCATCAAGAATATCATTAGATACTATTTTAAAAGAGTTTGAAGATGATATAAATATAAAAAAAAGTATCACCTATAATAAAGAGAATAAAAAGTTTGATATAAAAGAGCAATACTTCTTTTATGAGTTAGAACTCTTTTTTAAACCTATAAGTGATGAAAACCAAGACTTCTCAAGCTTACTTTGTGAACTTGTGCAAAAAGAAGGGTTAGAGCTTTTAACTTGGAGTAAGAAAGCAGAAGCCTTAAGACAAAGAGTAAATTTTATAAATGAAAATAGTGATTTAGAATTTCCAAGTTTCAAAGAAGAGGATTTAAAAGAAAATGTTTTTGATTGGTTAAAGCCTTATTTACATGATATCAAAACAGTAAAAGAGTTACAGACTTTAGATACATATTCAATATTACTTGGATACATTCCTTGGGATAAACAACAGCTTTTAGATACTCTTGCCCCAACTCATATAAAAGTGCCTAGTGGTTCAAATATTAAAATAGATTATAACAATAGTACAACACCAATTTTAGCAGTAAAAATACAAGAGATGTTTGGTATGCATGAAACACCAAAAATACTTAACAATAAAATAGCTCTGCAAGTTCATCTTTTAAGTCCTGCATTAAGACCTATTCAAATAACTTATGATTTAAAAAGCTTTTGGGAAAATTCATATGCTGAGGTTAAAAAAGAGTTGTTTTCAAAATATAAAAAACACTATTGGCCTGATAATCCTTTTGAAGCAATTGCTACAAATAAAACTAAAAAGAATATGAAGGATAAACTATCTTAG
- the pnuC gene encoding nicotinamide riboside transporter PnuC: MSTYEAIAMLLAIAYILLAVRQSLWCWTAAFISTLIYTILFFDVSLLMDSALNAYYLIMAVYGWYSWKYGGKLQEQELEVTSFSLIKNIKIIFVLTLISLAFGYVMANYTNADFAYIDSFTTVFAIFTTYMLAKKILENWIYWIVIDVVSIYIYIQKGLNLTAILFVIYTILAFVAFKKWKEEYDKKATKTI, from the coding sequence ATGAGTACTTATGAAGCTATAGCCATGCTTTTAGCAATAGCTTATATACTACTTGCTGTAAGACAAAGCCTTTGGTGTTGGACTGCTGCATTTATATCAACACTTATTTATACAATATTATTTTTTGATGTCTCTTTACTTATGGATTCAGCTTTAAATGCATATTATCTTATCATGGCAGTTTATGGTTGGTACTCGTGGAAATATGGTGGAAAACTACAAGAGCAAGAGCTTGAAGTAACTAGTTTTAGTTTAATAAAAAATATAAAAATCATATTTGTATTAACTTTGATATCATTAGCTTTTGGTTATGTGATGGCAAATTATACAAATGCAGATTTTGCATATATTGACTCTTTTACAACTGTATTTGCAATATTTACAACATACATGCTTGCAAAGAAAATATTAGAAAACTGGATTTATTGGATAGTAATTGATGTAGTTTCTATTTATATCTATATTCAAAAAGGACTTAATCTTACGGCTATTTTATTTGTGATTTATACAATTCTAGCCTTTGTGGCTTTTAAAAAGTGGAAAGAAGAGTATGACAAAAAAGCAACTAAAACAATATAA
- a CDS encoding choline/ethanolamine kinase family protein — MTKKQLKQYNIFKNEKLLSLKLLKTQGFCNINYLLKTSKKKYLVRVFKNDDTVNISREFEFKVQKKAFNKGIAAKPIFLDSNKTFMVCEYLKGKHKKSINIQEIKRLAKMIKKIHRIKSNINSYDLKKTLNHYKKNLNTKEARKSISICKKELKNLKKYKKTLVTTHHDLNPRNILFHKNSIKFIDWEYAGVNDSFFDLATLCFEYKLNKKEQNILLKSYQKTANKIDIQKLHSYIKIYKHICKLWFINLKKANK, encoded by the coding sequence ATGACAAAAAAGCAACTAAAACAATATAATATATTTAAAAATGAAAAGCTTTTAAGCCTTAAACTACTTAAAACTCAAGGTTTTTGTAATATAAACTATCTATTAAAAACTTCAAAGAAGAAATACTTAGTAAGAGTCTTTAAAAATGATGATACTGTAAATATTAGTAGAGAGTTTGAGTTTAAAGTTCAAAAAAAAGCTTTTAATAAAGGTATTGCCGCAAAGCCAATATTTTTGGATAGCAATAAAACCTTTATGGTATGTGAGTATTTAAAAGGAAAACATAAAAAAAGTATCAATATCCAAGAAATAAAACGTCTAGCAAAGATGATTAAAAAAATACACAGAATAAAAAGCAATATAAATTCATATGATTTAAAAAAAACATTAAATCATTACAAAAAAAATCTTAACACTAAAGAAGCACGAAAAAGTATAAGTATTTGTAAAAAAGAACTAAAGAACTTGAAAAAGTATAAAAAGACATTAGTGACTACTCATCATGATTTAAATCCTAGAAATATACTTTTTCATAAAAATAGTATTAAATTTATTGATTGGGAATATGCAGGAGTTAATGACAGTTTTTTTGATTTGGCAACTTTATGTTTTGAGTACAAACTAAATAAAAAAGAACAAAATATCTTATTAAAGAGTTATCAAAAAACTGCAAATAAAATTGATATACAAAAACTTCATTCTTATATAAAAATATATAAACATATTTGCAAGTTATGGTTTATAAATTTAAAAAAAGCTAATAAATAG
- a CDS encoding high-potential iron-sulfur protein has protein sequence MIHESKENSKSLSKRLKRREFFKSIAFLGLVTFSTTKLHAKGSKSQFKYQDTPKNGQACKDCIHFEAETNTCKVVKGSIDANGWCTLYTNPKK, from the coding sequence ATGATACATGAATCTAAAGAAAACAGCAAAAGTCTAAGTAAAAGGTTAAAAAGAAGAGAGTTTTTTAAAAGTATAGCTTTTCTTGGTTTAGTAACTTTTTCAACAACTAAACTTCATGCAAAAGGTTCTAAGTCTCAGTTTAAGTATCAAGATACTCCAAAAAATGGTCAAGCCTGTAAAGATTGTATACATTTTGAAGCTGAAACAAATACCTGTAAAGTTGTAAAAGGCTCAATTGATGCTAATGGTTGGTGTACTTTATATACAAACCCTAAAAAATAA
- a CDS encoding DMT family transporter produces MSNERNSLSIDKGALFMLLSSFFGALNGAVAKILSDSMDPIEVVFYRNLLGGLIVLYSLQRVKVSFSLSKIHLLFLRGLFGGTAMVLFFYTIATIPLGEAVVLNKTSPFFVTILAYYLMKEKVNLPTFIALILGFIGVVFIIKPFGIEISIDHIFGVLSGFFSAAAYATIKKIKDIYDARIIMLSFMTVGMLIPLGLFLFTPYVQFKIHTDPFIWALIGFMAIISTGSQWFLTKAYSLSKASIIGVVSYTNIPFALGFGIMLGDKFPDSFTFVGIVLIVVGGVLVSKK; encoded by the coding sequence ATGTCAAATGAACGTAACTCTTTATCTATAGACAAGGGTGCTTTATTTATGCTTCTAAGCTCGTTTTTTGGAGCACTTAATGGAGCAGTAGCAAAGATACTTTCAGATTCTATGGATCCTATAGAAGTGGTTTTTTATAGAAATTTACTTGGTGGATTAATAGTTTTATATAGTTTACAAAGAGTAAAAGTATCTTTTTCTCTTTCAAAAATTCATCTACTTTTTTTAAGAGGATTATTTGGTGGAACTGCAATGGTACTATTTTTTTATACTATTGCTACAATTCCTTTAGGTGAGGCAGTTGTTTTAAACAAAACTTCTCCTTTTTTTGTAACTATCCTTGCATATTATCTTATGAAAGAAAAAGTGAATCTTCCTACCTTTATTGCTCTTATTTTAGGTTTTATAGGAGTGGTTTTTATAATAAAACCTTTTGGTATAGAAATATCAATAGACCATATATTTGGTGTATTAAGTGGATTTTTTTCAGCAGCTGCATATGCAACTATTAAAAAAATTAAAGATATATATGATGCAAGAATAATTATGCTTTCATTTATGACAGTTGGAATGCTTATTCCTTTGGGATTATTTTTATTTACTCCTTATGTACAATTTAAAATACATACAGATCCTTTTATTTGGGCATTAATTGGATTTATGGCAATTATATCTACAGGTTCACAATGGTTTTTAACTAAAGCTTATAGTTTGAGCAAAGCTAGTATTATTGGCGTTGTTAGTTATACGAATATTCCCTTTGCATTAGGGTTTGGTATTATGTTAGGAGATAAATTTCCTGACTCTTTTACTTTTGTAGGTATTGTTTTGATTGTTGTTGGAGGGGTTTTAGTAAGTAAGAAGTAG
- a CDS encoding cold-shock protein, whose amino-acid sequence MATLVNGTVKWFNSEKGFGFIEQKDGGKDVFVHYRQINNPGYGRVSLEEGQEVSFEIGESDKGLQAENVTVL is encoded by the coding sequence ATGGCAACATTAGTAAATGGAACAGTAAAATGGTTCAACAGTGAAAAAGGTTTCGGTTTTATCGAACAAAAAGATGGTGGAAAAGACGTATTTGTACACTATAGACAAATCAATAACCCAGGATATGGAAGAGTTTCTTTAGAAGAAGGTCAAGAAGTATCTTTTGAAATTGGAGAATCTGATAAAGGTCTTCAAGCAGAAAACGTTACTGTTTTATAA
- a CDS encoding pentapeptide repeat-containing protein, protein MFKTDDYWEEEFNEYKSKKIYKIYFDNCIFTKCDFSKALIHSCKFTECTFINCDLSLVTLKSSTFNDVKFENSKLIGISWSSCDEPFDVSFDSCNISQNSFHLLDLRKILFKDSIIKDTGFEECNLENSIFDNCDLELSSFISNSLVKANFETSRNYFIDPKSNDLKDASFTLPEALSFLSLLPIKIK, encoded by the coding sequence ATGTTTAAAACTGACGATTATTGGGAAGAAGAGTTTAATGAATATAAATCAAAAAAGATATATAAAATCTATTTTGATAATTGTATATTTACAAAATGTGACTTTTCTAAAGCACTTATTCATTCTTGTAAGTTTACTGAATGTACTTTTATAAATTGTGATTTATCTTTAGTTACTTTAAAATCATCTACTTTTAATGATGTGAAATTTGAAAACTCAAAACTTATAGGTATTTCATGGAGTTCTTGTGATGAACCTTTTGATGTTAGCTTTGATTCTTGTAATATATCTCAAAACTCTTTTCATCTTTTAGATTTAAGAAAAATATTGTTTAAAGATTCTATTATAAAGGATACAGGCTTTGAAGAGTGTAATTTAGAAAATTCTATTTTCGATAATTGTGATTTAGAGCTTTCTTCTTTTATAAGTAATAGTTTAGTAAAAGCAAATTTTGAGACATCAAGAAACTACTTTATAGATCCTAAATCAAATGATTTAAAAGATGCAAGTTTTACTTTACCTGAGGCACTTAGCTTTTTGTCTTTACTTCCAATTAAAATTAAATAA
- a CDS encoding cupin domain-containing protein, producing the protein MKKAIKISENKNYSAVDLGNLNKLMEYSLIHPINKQEIEGKVFLKDSTKSSGTEISFNSLPANTAQPYFHIHNKNEETYIILKGHGFFQVDDDCFEIKEGSTIRVAPKGVRGIKNSSDDIMIYLVVQSKENSLEEHTTADGTRVPYEAKWN; encoded by the coding sequence ATGAAAAAAGCTATTAAAATATCTGAAAACAAAAACTATAGTGCAGTTGATTTAGGGAATTTAAACAAACTTATGGAGTATTCTTTAATTCATCCTATAAACAAACAAGAAATTGAAGGAAAAGTATTTTTAAAGGATTCTACAAAATCAAGTGGTACTGAGATATCTTTTAATTCTTTGCCTGCAAATACAGCTCAGCCGTATTTTCATATTCATAATAAAAATGAAGAGACATATATTATTTTAAAAGGACATGGTTTTTTTCAAGTAGATGATGACTGTTTTGAAATAAAAGAGGGGAGTACAATTAGAGTTGCACCTAAAGGTGTAAGAGGTATAAAAAATTCTTCTGATGATATTATGATTTATTTAGTAGTTCAATCAAAAGAAAACTCTTTGGAAGAACATACTACAGCTGATGGAACAAGAGTTCCTTACGAAGCAAAATGGAACTAA
- a CDS encoding AraC family transcriptional regulator: MNANFPLMLFNLTSNLLESKYNFDKDKYIKENNLNKIDIKEVNDLLDFCIQEYKSYEILIELSKQAKPKDLGVLGYLVLNSSSIAHSLKLLSTYYCLIGNSIKPTLLETNEYYKLSIYSNSKEEGILNIEHNKTFIHLFAFLHLLNNLSSKEIVPIYINLMQNKLFNTKYISNIKVNFSQDENAIYFDKDIENINLISSNKNEFEYYKKEVERLLDLNLSKESYETKVSALVFSYIMELDISLENISKKLDLHPRVLQKRLKKENISYSYIVEDIRKKLCLYYLKKGLDTTTISIYLCYKETNSFFRSFKKWFNQTPNQYKREIERSSNDCIKY, from the coding sequence TTGAATGCAAACTTTCCTTTAATGCTTTTTAACCTAACATCAAATTTGTTAGAATCAAAATACAATTTTGATAAAGATAAATATATAAAAGAAAATAATCTAAATAAAATAGATATCAAAGAGGTTAATGATTTATTAGATTTTTGTATTCAAGAATATAAAAGTTATGAAATTTTGATAGAACTATCAAAACAGGCAAAACCAAAAGATTTAGGAGTTTTAGGATACTTAGTATTAAACTCATCATCTATAGCTCATAGTTTAAAACTTCTTAGCACGTACTATTGTCTAATAGGAAATAGTATAAAACCTACACTTTTGGAAACTAATGAATACTATAAGTTAAGTATTTATTCAAACTCAAAAGAAGAAGGTATTTTAAATATTGAACACAACAAAACATTTATTCATCTGTTTGCTTTTTTACACTTACTTAATAACTTAAGTTCTAAAGAGATAGTTCCAATATATATAAACCTAATGCAAAATAAACTATTTAATACAAAGTATATTTCAAATATAAAAGTCAACTTTTCACAAGATGAAAATGCAATATATTTTGATAAAGATATTGAAAATATTAATCTAATTTCATCAAATAAAAATGAATTTGAATACTATAAAAAAGAAGTAGAACGACTACTAGATTTAAATCTAAGCAAAGAAAGCTATGAAACAAAAGTCTCTGCACTTGTTTTTTCTTATATTATGGAACTTGATATATCTTTAGAAAATATTTCTAAGAAACTTGATTTACACCCAAGAGTTTTACAAAAGAGATTAAAAAAAGAGAACATAAGCTACTCTTATATAGTTGAAGATATTAGAAAGAAACTTTGCTTATACTATTTAAAAAAGGGACTTGATACAACTACAATTTCTATTTACTTATGTTATAAAGAAACAAACTCTTTTTTTAGAAGTTTTAAGAAATGGTTTAATCAAACACCTAATCAATACAAAAGAGAAATTGAAAGAAGTTCAAATGACTGTATAAAATATTAA
- a CDS encoding CopD family protein, translating into MHYYEFIKAFHLISIIIWFSSSIYLLKTLFFHKSLLEIKDLHLIKKLEQKEIFIYRYISSLSFIFAVIFGIVLIVQNSALLQSGYWIYTKFFFISLLAIAHHYIRVFMDKLFFTKLKAFEYLILFIVLILSIVIFLTITKLF; encoded by the coding sequence ATGCATTATTATGAGTTTATAAAGGCATTTCATTTAATCAGTATTATCATTTGGTTTTCAAGTAGTATTTACCTACTAAAAACTCTTTTTTTTCATAAGAGCCTACTTGAGATAAAAGACTTGCACCTAATAAAAAAGTTAGAACAAAAAGAGATTTTTATTTATAGATATATTTCATCTTTGTCTTTTATTTTTGCTGTAATATTTGGGATTGTATTGATTGTTCAAAATAGTGCTTTATTGCAAAGTGGATATTGGATATATACAAAATTCTTTTTTATCTCTTTACTTGCGATAGCTCACCACTATATTCGTGTTTTTATGGATAAGCTATTTTTTACAAAGTTAAAGGCTTTTGAGTATTTGATTCTTTTTATTGTACTAATTTTATCGATAGTGATATTTCTAACTATTACTAAGCTTTTTTAA
- a CDS encoding alpha/beta fold hydrolase produces MKEKIYLIPGLMTDVRLWSKLKPYLDKKYELIHLPIPYSEDFDEINKILDKQIEDEKINLLGFSLGGYIASYYAVSFPKKVKRLFLLSSTPSATEQKDVPRREKKLEEARVGKFTSLDEKKAIDLLEIKDDEELVDIVCNMFNELGNEAFAPQLALTLKREELFEKLNKLDIPTYLFYSSEDRLLNHTSIKALKEMEHDFYINNRVGTSHNISLEVPEELIIHIEKWMKI; encoded by the coding sequence ATGAAAGAAAAGATATATTTAATTCCTGGTCTTATGACAGATGTTAGATTATGGAGTAAGTTAAAACCTTATTTAGATAAAAAATATGAATTAATACACCTACCAATACCATATAGTGAAGACTTTGATGAAATTAATAAGATATTAGATAAACAAATTGAAGATGAAAAAATCAACTTATTAGGTTTTTCTTTAGGTGGTTATATAGCTTCATATTATGCAGTTAGTTTCCCAAAAAAAGTAAAAAGGCTATTTTTATTAAGTTCAACTCCTAGTGCAACAGAACAAAAAGATGTTCCACGAAGAGAAAAAAAACTAGAAGAAGCAAGAGTTGGTAAATTTACTTCTTTAGATGAAAAAAAAGCAATTGATCTTTTAGAAATAAAAGATGATGAAGAGTTGGTTGATATTGTATGCAATATGTTTAACGAGCTTGGAAATGAAGCTTTTGCTCCTCAACTAGCCTTGACATTAAAAAGAGAAGAGTTATTTGAAAAGTTAAATAAACTTGATATTCCAACATATCTTTTCTATAGTTCAGAAGATAGGTTATTAAACCATACCTCTATAAAAGCATTAAAAGAAATGGAACATGATTTTTATATAAATAATAGAGTAGGTACAAGCCATAATATCTCTTTGGAAGTTCCAGAAGAGTTAATCATTCATATAGAAAAGTGGATGAAAATTTAA
- a CDS encoding DEAD/DEAH box helicase produces the protein MTFYDFGLKEPINKALENMGLKKPTQIQEKVIPLVLEKLDVMAKAQTGSGKTASFVLPILENFLNNQYEGKAKVRTLVLAPTRELALQVSKTFEDLSKYIKKRPKVVTLIGGDDISQQLLDVQQGRDIVVATPGRLLDIISKKQINLSFVEYLVLDEADKMLDLGFQEELDLLLEQIPTQRQNLLFSATYPEKVLEIASKITKEAKEVFLEEKETVELINQRAIKVNSENRSALLRHLLKKEKFEKVLVFMATNRAADNLAAKFRKYGFNAESFHGHLDQEERNYTLEDFKNKQIDILFSSDIAARGLHIDDISCVVNYDLPRSPADYVHRIGRTARAGKTGTAISFLTLENYEHFKLIEKRSNINLEKEEIEGFELKGTPLNKKKGEAPVKGKRKSKKDKLREARAKKENF, from the coding sequence ATGACATTCTATGATTTTGGTTTAAAAGAACCAATAAACAAAGCTCTTGAAAATATGGGTTTAAAAAAGCCAACACAAATACAAGAAAAAGTAATACCTTTAGTTTTAGAAAAACTTGATGTTATGGCTAAAGCACAAACAGGAAGTGGAAAAACAGCAAGTTTTGTTCTTCCTATTTTAGAAAACTTTTTAAATAATCAATATGAAGGTAAAGCTAAAGTAAGAACTTTAGTTCTTGCACCTACTAGAGAACTAGCACTTCAAGTATCAAAAACTTTTGAAGATTTAAGTAAATATATTAAAAAAAGACCTAAGGTTGTAACACTTATTGGTGGAGATGATATTTCTCAACAACTTTTAGATGTACAGCAAGGAAGAGATATCGTTGTAGCAACTCCTGGAAGATTACTTGATATTATTTCTAAAAAGCAGATTAACTTGTCTTTTGTAGAGTATTTAGTTCTTGATGAAGCAGATAAGATGCTTGATTTAGGTTTTCAAGAAGAGTTAGATTTACTATTAGAACAAATTCCTACACAAAGACAAAACTTACTTTTTTCTGCAACTTACCCTGAAAAAGTATTAGAAATCGCTTCAAAGATTACAAAAGAAGCAAAAGAGGTTTTCTTAGAAGAGAAAGAGACTGTTGAACTTATAAATCAACGAGCAATAAAAGTAAATAGTGAAAATAGGTCAGCTCTTTTAAGACACTTACTTAAAAAAGAGAAGTTTGAAAAAGTATTAGTTTTTATGGCTACAAATAGAGCAGCAGATAATTTAGCAGCAAAATTTAGAAAATATGGCTTTAATGCAGAGTCTTTTCATGGACATTTAGACCAAGAAGAGAGAAATTATACTTTAGAGGATTTTAAAAACAAGCAGATTGATATCCTTTTTTCTTCTGATATAGCAGCAAGAGGATTACATATTGATGATATTTCTTGTGTTGTAAACTATGATTTACCTAGATCTCCTGCTGATTATGTTCATAGAATAGGAAGAACTGCAAGAGCTGGTAAAACTGGAACTGCAATATCTTTTTTGACTTTAGAAAACTATGAGCATTTTAAACTTATAGAAAAGCGTTCAAATATCAATCTTGAAAAAGAAGAGATTGAAGGTTTTGAACTAAAAGGTACTCCTTTAAACAAAAAAAAGGGTGAAGCACCTGTAAAGGGAAAAAGAAAAAGTAAAAAAGATAAATTAAGAGAAGCTAGAGCTAAGAAAGAGAATTTTTAA
- a CDS encoding peptidylprolyl isomerase, translating to MASATARHILVRNKKLAQKIKEELIEGDIIFEKAAKKYSKCPTGKRKGFLGSFFKGDMVKEFDEVVFTKKTPLNKVVGPIKTEFGYHLIEVLARN from the coding sequence ATGGCATCTGCAACAGCTAGGCATATATTAGTTAGAAACAAAAAACTTGCACAAAAAATAAAAGAAGAACTAATAGAAGGTGATATTATATTTGAAAAAGCTGCAAAAAAGTACTCTAAATGCCCAACAGGAAAAAGAAAAGGTTTTTTAGGAAGTTTCTTTAAAGGTGATATGGTAAAAGAGTTTGATGAAGTAGTTTTCACTAAAAAAACTCCACTAAATAAAGTGGTAGGTCCTATTAAAACAGAGTTTGGATATCACTTAATAGAAGTACTTGCTAGAAACTAA